A portion of the Segatella copri DSM 18205 genome contains these proteins:
- a CDS encoding spore coat protein, translated as MKPFYFTHPQYGKLRVVVIGGKIYYCLMDVKNIFKKSVQKLYETIADSEGELKNLNIVMMKDMKIKYNLFFENQEMGKEETEAENVNADINFCDEQLVKDLVDKDVAAEKIAAKWVIGFVKSRLNDAENASLFEANGVDEISDNSLILPINVCYGSGYIMINSEVFD; from the coding sequence ATGAAACCTTTTTATTTTACTCATCCGCAGTACGGAAAACTGAGGGTGGTGGTGATTGGAGGCAAAATCTATTACTGCCTGATGGACGTGAAGAACATCTTCAAGAAGTCGGTACAGAAACTCTATGAGACGATTGCTGACTCGGAGGGGGAACTGAAAAATCTGAACATCGTGATGATGAAGGATATGAAAATCAAGTATAACCTCTTCTTCGAGAACCAGGAAATGGGGAAGGAAGAAACGGAGGCTGAGAACGTGAATGCGGATATCAACTTCTGCGATGAACAGCTGGTGAAAGACCTCGTTGACAAGGATGTTGCTGCCGAGAAGATTGCGGCAAAATGGGTAATAGGGTTCGTCAAGAGCAGACTGAATGATGCCGAGAATGCTTCGCTCTTCGAGGCGAACGGGGTTGACGAAATTTCTGATAACTCGCTGATTCTGCCTATCAATGTATGTTATGGTAGCGGGTATATCATGATTAACAGCGAAGTGTTCGATTAA